One Paenibacillus sp. FSL W8-0186 genomic window carries:
- a CDS encoding carbohydrate ABC transporter permease, translating into MHALESKKRTQTVLVFALTVLCAAAFLFPIAWMLSTAVKAPEDIFTAKPELIPTNWQLHNFADAWKAQPFGRFLLNTLIVVGVSTPFAMLSATMVAFGFARINFWGRNALFLFVIGTMVIPWDVTAIPLYIQYNKMGLINTLWPMILPGAFGSAFFIFLARQFIMGVPRDLDEAAEIDGCNRWQIYWSIILPLCRPIVVVIGVFHFVWCWNEFLTPLIFINDQSMYTLPLGINLFKNAFNIEYEKLMAVSCLSVLFPATLFYFTQNLILGGISLSGVKK; encoded by the coding sequence ATGCATGCGCTAGAGAGTAAAAAACGTACCCAAACAGTCCTGGTTTTTGCTTTGACGGTACTCTGTGCAGCAGCATTCCTCTTCCCGATCGCCTGGATGCTGTCCACGGCGGTGAAAGCGCCGGAGGATATTTTTACAGCAAAGCCAGAGCTTATACCGACAAACTGGCAGCTGCATAACTTTGCCGATGCTTGGAAGGCGCAGCCGTTTGGCCGCTTCCTTCTGAACACGCTGATTGTAGTGGGCGTATCGACTCCGTTTGCCATGCTGTCCGCTACGATGGTCGCCTTCGGATTTGCCCGGATCAATTTCTGGGGCAGGAATGCTCTATTTCTTTTCGTAATCGGTACGATGGTAATTCCTTGGGATGTAACGGCGATTCCGTTATATATCCAATACAACAAAATGGGACTCATTAACACGCTTTGGCCTATGATTTTGCCGGGGGCGTTTGGCTCCGCGTTTTTCATCTTCCTAGCCCGGCAGTTTATTATGGGAGTTCCGCGAGATTTGGACGAAGCGGCTGAAATTGACGGGTGCAACCGCTGGCAAATTTATTGGAGCATTATTTTGCCGTTATGCCGTCCGATTGTGGTCGTTATTGGCGTGTTCCATTTTGTCTGGTGCTGGAATGAATTTTTAACGCCGCTCATTTTTATAAATGACCAGAGCATGTACACGCTGCCGCTTGGAATCAATTTATTCAAAAATGCTTTTAATATTGAATACGAGAAACTGATGGCGGTATCCTGCTTATCGGTTCTGTTCCCGGCAACGCTGTTCTATTTTACGCAAAACCTTATTCTAGGGGGCATTTCGCTCAGCGGAGTCAAAAAATGA
- a CDS encoding sugar ABC transporter permease, which produces MAQSSAGQTLLKRSFRRKRLRENAAGLFFISPWLIGFLLLMFGPMVFSLGISFTEWNMVGSPKFIGLENYAHMFTSDPFYFKSMIVTFKYVFIMVPLQVVFAILIAVLLNRATYGIKFFRSIFYLPSLIQGVTLALIFSWMLNDDFGPVNYMLELVGLPRVHWLTDPNVALYALIFIALWGVGSPMVLYLSALRSVSSEYYEAADIDGAGPVRKFFNITIPLITPTILFNILTSLISAFQTIVLAFVLTGGGPANSTYFYSLHVYRNAFTHFKMGYASAMAWVMFILIVLLTGLVLASSKYWVHYEDDGGGR; this is translated from the coding sequence ATGGCACAATCCAGCGCAGGTCAGACTCTATTGAAACGTTCCTTCAGAAGGAAAAGGCTTCGTGAGAATGCAGCGGGTCTATTCTTTATCTCGCCGTGGCTCATCGGCTTTCTTCTGCTGATGTTCGGCCCGATGGTTTTCTCTTTGGGGATCAGCTTTACCGAATGGAATATGGTGGGCAGCCCGAAATTTATCGGCCTTGAAAACTACGCCCATATGTTCACGAGCGATCCTTTCTATTTTAAATCGATGATCGTCACATTTAAATACGTGTTCATTATGGTGCCCTTGCAGGTCGTGTTTGCGATCCTTATCGCTGTCCTGCTCAACCGGGCAACCTACGGCATTAAATTTTTCAGATCGATCTTTTATTTGCCATCCCTGATTCAAGGGGTAACGCTGGCGCTAATTTTTAGCTGGATGCTGAACGACGACTTTGGGCCGGTCAATTACATGCTGGAGCTGGTCGGACTTCCACGAGTGCACTGGCTGACCGATCCAAACGTTGCTCTATACGCGCTCATCTTCATTGCTCTATGGGGCGTCGGCTCCCCGATGGTGCTGTACCTGTCAGCGCTTCGTTCGGTATCCTCTGAATATTACGAAGCAGCAGACATTGACGGCGCAGGTCCCGTACGCAAATTTTTCAATATTACGATTCCGCTGATTACGCCGACGATTCTATTTAATATTTTGACGAGCCTGATCTCGGCTTTCCAAACGATTGTTCTTGCGTTCGTGCTGACAGGAGGCGGGCCGGCAAATTCAACGTACTTCTATTCTCTGCATGTGTACCGCAATGCGTTTACCCATTTCAAAATGGGCTACGCCTCGGCTATGGCCTGGGTGATGTTCATTCTCATCGTGCTGCTGACCGGCCTCGTTCTGGCTTCGTCCAAGTATTGGGTTCATTATGAAGACGACGGAGGTGGACGTTAA